The Bacteroides sp. AN502(2024) DNA segment ACGTCGGAAAATATACTTGGCACCGGTTTCAATCGTATGCAGTTTTCCAATCGGAGTAATATAGTCCACCTGGAAAGTCTGTTCCATCATATTGGTCTTTCCGTCCGAATGGAAATTCTTCAATGACAATTCTTTGATGATATCCTGTTTATTCTCATCAGGCTCGATATCCAGATAAGTATTGTATGAATCATTCGTTTGAGGTTGGGTATTGATTTTATACGAAAGGGTAATCATCCGCTCTTTGTTCTTCCGGGAAGTACGCTGATAGTCTATATTCCCGTTGATAGAATACCATGACCCTTTTCCATGATTATCCGTTCTGTAACGGTACGCAAAATTCCGGCGATCAGCTCCGTGCATAATCGTATTTCCGTCACTGTTATTCTTATCACTATCACCATACATACCGAAAGCCATCGTCAGCAGCCTCAACGTATCAATCTCGTAACTGGCTTCCAAATTGCCATGCTGGAAATTTCCTTTCGACTTGGAGCTACTCTCCGATTCCAGGTTTTTCTCATTCTCCTGACCCGGTTCATAATTTTCGCGGTAACTGTCGGAATAGCTCCTCGGACTATTATTATAATTGTAGTTGTAGTTGACAGAAACAGTCAGCTTGCCCTGTTTCACCATCGCGTAAGTACCGGCACCAACACCATTGTTGTCGGCATTTCCCCTGAAAGTAGCCGTGTAGCCTTCAAATCCGGAACCTATGGTGACAATATTCAGAATACCTCCTACACCTTCCGCATCATATTTAGCTCCCGGAGCAGTAATCACCTCAATATATTTAATTGTGTTTGCCGGCATACTTTTCAGCACTTCCTTCGGGTTATTACTCATCATATTATTGGGCTTTCCATTCACATGTATCTTGAAGCTGCTACTGCCGTTCACCTGTACGTTGTCTTCTCCGTCCACCGTCACCAAAGGCACTTTCCGAAGCATCTCCAATATGCTGTTCGATTTTGAGTCGGGATCATCTTCAATATTATATTCAATCTTATCCACCTCTACCTTTACCAAAGGTTTTTGTGCGACTACCTCCACTCCTTTCAATACGTTATTGGCCTCTGAAGAGACCATCGTACCCAAGTCAACCTCCTTCACAGACGGTTTCAGAGTAAATTCCTTTACTATCGGTGATTTACCAATGGAAGAAATGGTGATTATATAACTGCCCGCAGCCACATTCAGTTTTTCTTGAAACCTACCATTCGCCCCAGTCACTGCCATCTTTACCACTTTATCCGGCGTATTTTTGGGAGTAATCTTAATCGTGGCATACGGTTCTCCTTCCTGTGTTAAAGAGTCAACGAGTACTCCTTTCACAGTATAAGAGAGAGCTGTGGATTTTTGTGCCCACCCCATTGCAGATGCAACAAACACGAACAGCAATAGTAATAACAGTCTGTGTCTCATAACTGGAAATATTTAGTTTATGCTTATTAGATACCGGACATTCAAAAATTCTGCAAGATTAAAAGGCAAAAGTAGTTAGTTTATCAACGTTTACGATTTTTTCGGAGTTAAGAATATGAAACGAATGGATAAAAAATCTTATGACACAGTATATTTCCGGTATATCTCCTGCATATTTAAACATTTCCGCTCAGGGGTATCAATATTCCTTTGCTATGCCCAAATACATTGAGCCAAAGAATAGCATTTGAAGGTCGTTTGAACGGAGCAAGGCTACTGTATATGAACTGATTTTTGGACTGGCATTTGGTGGGAGTGCACAACCACGTGTAGGCATAGGTGGAGGTGGTTCCACATCTAAATTATCGTGGAGAGACAAAGATAAGTATCCCAAGAAACAAACGAACATAAAACGACATTAATAGCCTAAAATCTGTTGATTTTTGAGTCAAAGTCCCTGTTTTTCATTCTTTTATCGCATATTTTTGTCCATTTATGCAAGGATCTGCAATTCTTTTTATACCTTCGTAGTCGGAATTTGACAAATCTTTCAGAGAAAAGTCTGTCTTAATAATTACAACCTTTGACGATAACAGTGGAAGAAAAGGAATTTATGTCTTCAAAAGCTGACGCTTCATCGTATAATAGGCGATCGATAGGCACTGGTGCAACGTGTCAAAGTGCAGGATCATATAAAAACATTAATATGACAAGAAGTGAAGCAGAAATTAAACTAAATAAAATATTTGGCATAGGGCATTTCTATGACGAACAATGGAGGGCGATAGAACGTATACTAAAAGGAGAACGCATTCTCATGATTGAACGAACGGGATTTGGGAAATCATTGTGTTATCAATTTCCTGCAACTCAATTTTCTGGTATTACAGTTGTTTTTTCTCCCTTGATTGCACTTATGCGCGACCAAGTACGTAATCTTAATCAACGAGGCATTCCCGCTGCGTATATTAATTCAGAACAATCACCGGAAGACAATACACATGCCATTCACATGGCATTAAATAATAAAATAAAGATTCTATACATAGCTCCAGAGAGACAAGAGAACAAAGAGTGGTTGGATGCAACAAAAAAAATGGACCTGTCAATGGTCGTTATAGATGAAGCGCATACAATTTCAACTTGGGGGCATGATTTCCGACCTGCCTTTAGAAGAATTATAGAACTCGTAAAACTATTACCAGTATCTCTTCCTGTATTGGCAACCACTGCAACAGCAACCAAAAGAGTACAAAGGGATATAGAAAAACAAATAGGAGGTCATCTTACAACTATAAGGGGCAATCTTATTAGAGAAAATCTTTATTTACAAGTTATAAAGGTTAAATCAGAAGAGGAAAAATTGATTTGGCTTGCTGCGAATCTGAATGACATTTCGGGAACTGGATTAATTTATACAGGTACAAGAGTTGATACTGAGATATATTCCAAATGGCTTCAATATGTAGGAATAAATGCCATCGACTATAATGCAGGCTTTGATGCAGCAACTCGTAAAGATATCGAAAACGGATTGATGAACAACAAGTGGAAATGTGTAGTTTCCACAAATGCTTTAGGCATGGGGATTGACAAGCCAGATATTCGCTTCATTATACATACACAAATACCATCGTCTCCAATTCATTACTACCAAGAAATAGGAAGAGCTGGCAGGGATGGTAAACCTACAAGAATAATATTATTCTACAACGAGAGCAAAGATTCCAGAACGAATTATGCTACAGATTACCAGCTGCCTTTATCATTTATAGAAAACGCACGTCCTTCTGTAAGCAAATATTACAACGTTATAGAATTAGTGAAGGATGAGCCTCTTTCTGAACGGGAAATTTTAAAAAGAGCCAACCTTAAACAAAATCAAATTAGAGTTATTAAGTCCGATTTGATAGATCAAGGTATAATTAAAGATGTATTGTATGGAAAGTCCAAGAAATATGAGTACCAATATAATGCAAAAGAATTAGACACGTCGAATTTTAAGGAATTACGTGAGGCCAAAATAAAAGATTTAGACTCTATGGTAAAGTATGTTTATACCAATGAGCCAAGAATGAAATATTTGTGCGATTTTCTTGATAATGAAGTAAAATGCAATTATTCAAACTGTGACAATACTAATATGCCTCAACTGAGCGTAGAACCGGATTTTAGTTTATTGTCTAAGTTGGAAGAATACAGAGAAACTTATTTCCCCGAATTGGATTTGGCCGTATTCACCTACAAGCCCCAAACTGGATATAGAATGAGGATGCCAAAGCCTAACTATATCGAAATCTATAAAGATAACAATGTTTTTGTTTCTTTTGAAACAGATCGTATTGACCTTGGCATTTTTTCTAAAGAAGATAAAGCCATCGTACATGACATCATTGAAAAGCATGTATGTTCTGCTTCTAAACTCACAAACGGATATGCTGCTTCATATTATGGAGTTTCAAATGTTGGAACAGCGTTACATCGTTCAAAATATGAGAATGGAGGCGATTTCCCCAACTTCTTACTTAAAAAGGTCTTGTCTCTTTTGGGAAAGAAATACAGAGGAATAAAATTTGATATCGTATTATATGTTCCTCCAACACGATCAGGGGACTTGGTAAAGAATTTTGCAGAGAAAATAGCACATACAATAAAAGTACCCATTTCACATGATTTAGTGAAAACAAGACAAACTGACGAACAGAAGATTTTTCAAAATTCATACAGTAAACAAGACAATGTTAAAGATGCCTTTACTATAAAAAACAGTATAGTTAAAGGAAAAACAATCCTTTTAGTTGATGATATATATGATAGTGGGGCTACACTTAAAGAAATAGGAAATACATTAACTAATTGTGGAGCTAAATGGATTGTACCAGTAGTAATAGCAAAGACAGTAGGAGGAGCATTATGACAAATCAAGAATTGACATATTGGGTTACGTTGGCATTAATGCCCAAAATATGGACAAAAAGGAAAAATGAAATTTATGTAAATTGTTTTAATCACAATCCTAAAATTTCCATAATAGAATTGTTTGAGGAACCTTCGTATTGGGATGAATTAGGATTAAATGATTCTGAAAAGGAGCTATTCAAGGCGACTTATAGCCAATTGGCTAATAACTCATTTTTAGTAGAAGATATGTTGTCTCAAGGTTATGACATTATTCCACTACATAGCGATAGCTATCCTGCAATTCTTAAGAAAAATCTTAAGATAGCAGCTCCAACTGTTATTTTCACCAAAGGCAATAAGAATATCTTTAGAGAGCATTCTATAGCTATTGTAGGTTCAAGGAAAGCAGATGAAATATCACTTAAGTTTACGGACAATGTGGCAAAAAAAGCTTCTTCTGAAAACAAAATTGTAGTCAGTGGCTTTGCAAAAGGAGTTGACAAACAGGCTCTTGATTCTGCATTAGAGAATGGTGGCAAAAGCATTATAGTCTTGCCTCAGGGAATAATGACCTTCTCGTCAGGATTTAGACAGTACTATAAGGAAATAACACAGGGACGTGTATTAGTTATGAGCACATTTGCACCGCAGGCACCATGGAGAAAGGAATTAGCTATGGCAAGAAATCCAATTATCTATGGTATGGCATCAGATATCTTTGTTGCCCAAAGTGCAAACAATGGAGGTACTTGGTCTGGAGTTATTGACGGACTGAGAAAAAAAAGGAGTATTTATGTAAGATGTCCAGAAACAAATGAAGCGAATGCTAACTCAGAACTCATAAAAAAAGGATCCATACCTGTAGACATACATGGCGACATATGCAAGTACGTAATGGATGAATTAGAAGAGGACAAACAAGATGAAATCATTAAAGCCAAGATAATATCTATATTGTCAGCTGGACCTGTTTCATTAAAAAATATCCTTTTGAAATTAAAACTTGAATGGAGTGATTATAAAATGAAGAAATATTTGGAAATGCAGCAGGGGATTGAGAAATGCAAGATCAAAAATAGAGTATATTATAGCTTAAAATGTGGTCAAATGTCTCTTTTTGAATAAGCAAGAACAGGATCTATCTTAGCTGTACTCTCAGATTTTATAATGACACCGAGTTCACAAGTAATGTATTGATGTCGCTTCATAAAGTGATGAACTTTGTAAAATCAAACACAAAGGGTAATTTTCCAATGTATATTCGGCAAGCTCTCTCATACATAAAAACGAAAATCCTCTTTCATCCTATCACCGTCTTCCTGAAACGCCCTATTCATCGTATTTACAGAGCGGTGATAGGTTGTTACTAACCTATCACCTCATCTATCACCTATCACCGCCTAATTTTTGAAGGTTATGGACAAAGGCAATATTGTCCTAAATAAATTTTGAGCATGAGCTAACTGACTATACTGTTAAGTATAGCCTCGAGAGTTCAAAATCAATCCCCCCTAATCGTTTTCGATGGTTTCGGGAGGTGGTGTAAATGGTTGATCAAGCCATTTTTGGAGGTCGATTTTGGTAAATGTGTTCAGCCGGAGCGTGACCACAAGGTTAGCCAATGCCCATTTGTATCTTGCGATGTGCTTTAGCCATGTCAGAATCAGCATTGTAGTCATAGCAGTCCATATTTGGGTCTCTACGGCATTGCGGGATGTGCCGATAAAGCTCTTGATGCGTAGCAGTTGCTTGAGGTTGCGAAAGAAGATTTCTATGTTCCACCGAGCCTTGTACAGAGCCGCTATGCTTGATGCTGCCAATGTGAAGTTGTTTGTGAGTAACTCAATTTCAAAACCGTGTTCATCGTTCCATACTGCGATGCGACGTAAACGTTTGGGATATTTGGATTTGGCCGCCGAGAGTTCGAACTCGATTATTTCGTCAATAAGTACATTCTGAGCGTGTTTTTCAGGCAAAGGCAACTCCTCTATGGCTTTGTACCGGATATTGTCTTTATGACGCACTACAAAGAACACGTTGCTGCTGTCCCAATTATTCAGCAATGAGTAGTCACAGTAGCCTCGGTCGGCTACTACAATACTATACGGATGTAACTCAATATCAAAAGCAGCTTTGTTGTCGGTGGTTTTGCCATCGGTGATATTCACGAACTCCGGCAAAAGACTGTCATAGTCCAATAGCGTGTGCATCTTGACCGCCCCCTTGGTGGTAGTGTAATGTGCCCAGTCATATATTGACAGAGTCAATGACACCAATGTGGAGTCGAGCAGTTTTATCGGCATCTTGAAACGGAACTTTCTTCGTTGCCATAGGGCTTGCTGTCCGAAATACTGAAACAACGAGTAGAATATGCCGCGAAAAACCGAACTGTCTCGGTTGGCGTTCTGATATGCTACCGTTGACTTGGATGGTGCACGGTTGATTCCCAAATGATTGAGGTTGCCGGTGGCTGATTTCAGCCCGTTTGAGATATCTCTGACTGAATCACATCCTGAGAATTGGCTGAAAATCATGCTAACAAACTGACTCCATGTATTGTAGCCCTTACAATGCTTGTCTGACCCCGAAGATTTTATGATTTTCCTGATATTTTCTTTCGGGAGATGTGATATTACCTGTGCGAAAAGTGTTATATTTGCCATAGGAAGTAGATGAGTTGGTAGCTTGCTACTAAGGTAGTCATTTTACCTTAGTTCTACTTCCTTTTTATTTGTTCCCCCCAATTTATTTAGGACAATATTGGGACAAAGGGCTAATTTTTGCGATTTGTTTCAAGATGTTTCAATTGCTTGAAACACTTTGTTCCAAGGCGCTGAACACTTTGTTCCAAGGCGCTGAAACACTTTGTTTCAAGGCGCTGAACACTTTGTTTCAAGGCGCTAAACACTTTGTTTTGACTTATACTAGAAATGGTTGTCACTTTTAGAGGCTAGTTACTAAATAAGTTGTCACATTCTGTTATTCATAACTAAAACAGTTGTTAGTTTCTTCCCTTTGCTCCTAAGATAGTTGTCATACGTAAAAACAATGGACAAATCTGAGTGTGCTCGGGCTCTCGGTATCGCAAATATAGTATTTATTTATCATATGGAACCTTATTTTTTCCACAATGATTTTCCCGGCACCTCTCCATGATATACGTCCATGGGTTTTTTCATACCTATGCTCATATGTGGTCGTCCATTATTATAGAAGTCAATCATTCGCGTAATCTGCTCCCGTGCCATCTCTTTATCCCTGAACAGCGACATGCCGTATATCCATTCCGTTTTCAGGATGCCATTCATCCTTTCTGCTACCGCATTGTCCGTCGGGTTGTAATCTTCAGTCATGCTCACACGTATATGATGAGTGACCAGTGTGTCGATATAGGCATCGCAGGCATACTGTACCCCCCGGTCGGAATGGTGGATTGTGCCGCAAAGATTGCCACCTCCAGCCTCATTGATGGCCTGTTCCAGTGCCTGTAGCGTATATTCGGCATGCAAACTGGGAGAGAGCACCCATCCTAAAACGGCATGTGAGTACATGTCCGTTACAAGATGGAGGTAGCATACGCCACCTTCAATCCAGATGTAAGTGATGTCACATACCCAGATATGGTTCGGGTATTGTGCCGTTACCCCCTTGATCAGATTCGGATACTTCTTGTAAAGATGGTGGGAGTCCGTCGTATGCCTGGGTTTCTTCGGGGGCAGCATAAGGCGTTCCGAACGCAGCAGATGAAGGAAGGCATCCCGCCCTCCGGTTATCTCGCTTCCATAAAGGGAGCGGAGCTCATGGTATAATTTCAAACCACCGATGCCCGGAGCCTTTGAGCGGTAGAAGAAGACGGCATCCAAGATGGCTGTTCTGATCTGATGACGCGACAAAAGATTTTTTTTCTTTTTGTAATAGGCCTGGGAAGACATGCCAAACAGTCCGCAAAGGGTTTTCACACTGATGTGAGGAAACTCTTCACGAAGGCCGGTGACTATTTGGCACCATCTTTTTTTAAGATGGAAATCCCTTCTTCTCTTTCTGTGAGTTCAATCAGTCTTTCAAAGGCATGGGAACGAAGTTTTTCAAGTTCCAAAGCCTTTCTCAGACGCAAATTTTCCGCTTCAAGAAGTTCTTCTTTAGATTTTGATTTTGGATTCTTTTTCATTTGAAGATCTGACAGAAGTTCGGGGGACAAAGATAAGGAATCCGAATCAATTGCATAACACTTTTGCCAACGCAGAATATAAGTATGGTTGGGTAAACCCCATTTCTTGGCAGTAGCAAACATTGACAAACCGCTACTGAAGTAATCACGGAGAACTTCCAATTTGAAAGTCTCAGAATAAATCTTACGAGATAATTTAGACATAATTTTTCTTTTTTTATGTCTCTAAAAAGGTGTCAACCTAAATCCGTATAAGACATTTCAAGGCGCTAAACACTTTGTTCCAAGCCGCAAAAACACTTTGTTTCAAACTGCAATACTATAATAAACACGAAAAAGCTTGGCAGACCGGATAATAAAGCCTATCTTTATACACCTTTAATAAAAGGCATAAATAATAAACATTTTAACATGAAGATTACTTTGATGCGGGACAACAACGGCACATCAACCATGCGCACGTTGGACATAAACCTACAAATTGAAGCGATGAAGCATGAAACGAAAGCCCGACCGATAAGTAATCTACGGACAAGCATACGTTATGCCTCACCGGACAGTAAATTGGAAGCAGCTCAAAAACTGCCCAAAGTCATTCCTGCGGCTAACTTCCGCAAAACCCCGAATGGTACACAAATGACCGGATATAACGGCATTGTACAAATAGAAGTCAACCATCTGGCAAATCGGACGGAAGTAAACCGTATCAAACAAGAGGCATCGGAACTTACACAGACTTTCGCCGCCTTTATGGGTTCCAGCGGTCATTCCGTTAAAATATGGCTACGCTTCACGCGTCCGGACAAATCACTTCCTAAAGACCGGGAGGAAGCAGAAATATTCCAGGCTCACGCCTACAGAAAAGCCGTCAGCCTTTATCAACCGGCACTCTCCTACTCCATCGAACTAAAAAATCCGACATTGGAGCAATTCTGCCGGCAAACGTGTGATCCGGAACTTTACTATAATCCCGATTCCACCGTCATTTATATGCGTCAGCCACTGGAGATGCCATCGGATACAACCTACAAAGAGTCCGTACAGGCAGAAACCTCTCCTTTCAAACGACTGATTCCCGGTTATGACAGCTTCGAAACGTTATCCGCACTCTTCGAAGCGGCTCTGAACAAGGCTTACCATTCACTAAGCGAACTTCATCCCCACATACATCTACACTCCGATGAAGATCTCAAACCATTATTGGTCCGCCTGGCGGAAAACTGCTTTCAGGCAGGCATACCGGAAGAAGAAACAGCCCGTTGGGCAATCGCTCATTTCTATACTCCAAAGAAAGAATTTCTCATCCGGAAAACCATACAGAACGTATACACAGGAGCCAAGGGATTCGGACAAAAATTACCTTTATCAGCCGAACAGGAACTGGAATTCCGAATGGAAGAGTTTATGCAACGCCGATACGAATTTCGTTATAACACCATGACGACTGTTACGGAATTCCGCGAACGGAACACCTTTTGTTTTTGTTTCCGACCCATCAGCAACCGTATACGCAACAGTATCGCCATGAATGCACGCCTGGAAGGTCTCAACTTATGGGACCGGGACGTGCTTCGTTACCTCGATTCCGACCGCATCCCGATATTCAACCCTATCGAGGATTTTCTTTTCGGAATAGATGTCCGTTGGGACGGACGCGACCGGATTCGTGCACTGGCCTCTCGTGTTCCCTGCAACAACGCCCACTGGCCGGATCTGTTTTACCGTTGGTTTCTAAACATGGTGGCACATTGGCGTCACACGGATCGAAAGTATGCCAATTGTACGGTACCGCTACTTGTCGGTCCGCAAGCTTATCGAAAATCGACTTTCTGCCGGAATTTGTTGCCACCGGAACTACAGATATATTATACCGACCGAATCGATTTCAGTAATAAAAGGGATGCCGAGCTGGCTCTCAATCGTTTTGCACTCATCAACATGGATGAATTCGACCAAAACAGAGTGAGCCAA contains these protein-coding regions:
- a CDS encoding outer membrane beta-barrel family protein, producing the protein MRHRLLLLLLFVFVASAMGWAQKSTALSYTVKGVLVDSLTQEGEPYATIKITPKNTPDKVVKMAVTGANGRFQEKLNVAAGSYIITISSIGKSPIVKEFTLKPSVKEVDLGTMVSSEANNVLKGVEVVAQKPLVKVEVDKIEYNIEDDPDSKSNSILEMLRKVPLVTVDGEDNVQVNGSSSFKIHVNGKPNNMMSNNPKEVLKSMPANTIKYIEVITAPGAKYDAEGVGGILNIVTIGSGFEGYTATFRGNADNNGVGAGTYAMVKQGKLTVSVNYNYNYNNSPRSYSDSYRENYEPGQENEKNLESESSSKSKGNFQHGNLEASYEIDTLRLLTMAFGMYGDSDKNNSDGNTIMHGADRRNFAYRYRTDNHGKGSWYSINGNIDYQRTSRKNKERMITLSYKINTQPQTNDSYNTYLDIEPDENKQDIIKELSLKNFHSDGKTNMMEQTFQVDYITPIGKLHTIETGAKYIFRRNSSDNRFYEAEGADDNYAYNENRSSEYRHLNHIISAYAGYTLKYKGFTFKPGLRYEQTIQEVKYLVGPGENFYSNFSDLVPSISLGIKLGETQNLLGGYNMRIWRPGIWNLNPYFNNQNPMFINQGNPNLKSEKSHSFDLSYSSFTARFNINLSLRHSFNNNGIERVSRLIADRGGEIFEGGHKAPYGALYSTYDNIGKSRETGLNFYLNWNASPKTRIYINGRGNYSDLRSPAQELHNYGWNASAYGGIQQTLPGKIRLSLNGGGSTPRISLQGRGSGYNYYSLGLSRSFLKEERLSLNIYCSNIVEKYRTYNNHTEGVNFISKSSNKYPNRNFGFSVSYRFGELKASVKKTARSIDNDDVKGGGEGDGNK
- a CDS encoding BT4734/BF3469 family protein — protein: MKITLMRDNNGTSTMRTLDINLQIEAMKHETKARPISNLRTSIRYASPDSKLEAAQKLPKVIPAANFRKTPNGTQMTGYNGIVQIEVNHLANRTEVNRIKQEASELTQTFAAFMGSSGHSVKIWLRFTRPDKSLPKDREEAEIFQAHAYRKAVSLYQPALSYSIELKNPTLEQFCRQTCDPELYYNPDSTVIYMRQPLEMPSDTTYKESVQAETSPFKRLIPGYDSFETLSALFEAALNKAYHSLSELHPHIHLHSDEDLKPLLVRLAENCFQAGIPEEETARWAIAHFYTPKKEFLIRKTIQNVYTGAKGFGQKLPLSAEQELEFRMEEFMQRRYEFRYNTMTTVTEFRERNTFCFCFRPISNRIRNSIAMNARLEGLNLWDRDVLRYLDSDRIPIFNPIEDFLFGIDVRWDGRDRIRALASRVPCNNAHWPDLFYRWFLNMVAHWRHTDRKYANCTVPLLVGPQAYRKSTFCRNLLPPELQIYYTDRIDFSNKRDAELALNRFALINMDEFDQNRVSQQAFLKHILQKPVVNIRRPHATATQEMRRYASFIGTSNHKDLLTDTSGSRRYIVVNVTGPIDCSPIDYEQLYAQAMHDIYKGERYWFDTEDEKVMTEANQEFQVTPIAEQLFHQFFRAAKEEDEEYESLLAIEILEQVQHDSRIHISDCNIIQFGRILQKNQVPSTHTKRGNVYKVVRIKPKRA
- a CDS encoding RecQ family ATP-dependent DNA helicase, whose translation is MSSKADASSYNRRSIGTGATCQSAGSYKNINMTRSEAEIKLNKIFGIGHFYDEQWRAIERILKGERILMIERTGFGKSLCYQFPATQFSGITVVFSPLIALMRDQVRNLNQRGIPAAYINSEQSPEDNTHAIHMALNNKIKILYIAPERQENKEWLDATKKMDLSMVVIDEAHTISTWGHDFRPAFRRIIELVKLLPVSLPVLATTATATKRVQRDIEKQIGGHLTTIRGNLIRENLYLQVIKVKSEEEKLIWLAANLNDISGTGLIYTGTRVDTEIYSKWLQYVGINAIDYNAGFDAATRKDIENGLMNNKWKCVVSTNALGMGIDKPDIRFIIHTQIPSSPIHYYQEIGRAGRDGKPTRIILFYNESKDSRTNYATDYQLPLSFIENARPSVSKYYNVIELVKDEPLSEREILKRANLKQNQIRVIKSDLIDQGIIKDVLYGKSKKYEYQYNAKELDTSNFKELREAKIKDLDSMVKYVYTNEPRMKYLCDFLDNEVKCNYSNCDNTNMPQLSVEPDFSLLSKLEEYRETYFPELDLAVFTYKPQTGYRMRMPKPNYIEIYKDNNVFVSFETDRIDLGIFSKEDKAIVHDIIEKHVCSASKLTNGYAASYYGVSNVGTALHRSKYENGGDFPNFLLKKVLSLLGKKYRGIKFDIVLYVPPTRSGDLVKNFAEKIAHTIKVPISHDLVKTRQTDEQKIFQNSYSKQDNVKDAFTIKNSIVKGKTILLVDDIYDSGATLKEIGNTLTNCGAKWIVPVVIAKTVGGAL
- a CDS encoding IS3 family transposase, with translation MKTLCGLFGMSSQAYYKKKKNLLSRHQIRTAILDAVFFYRSKAPGIGGLKLYHELRSLYGSEITGGRDAFLHLLRSERLMLPPKKPRHTTDSHHLYKKYPNLIKGVTAQYPNHIWVCDITYIWIEGGVCYLHLVTDMYSHAVLGWVLSPSLHAEYTLQALEQAINEAGGGNLCGTIHHSDRGVQYACDAYIDTLVTHHIRVSMTEDYNPTDNAVAERMNGILKTEWIYGMSLFRDKEMAREQITRMIDFYNNGRPHMSIGMKKPMDVYHGEVPGKSLWKK
- a CDS encoding DNA-processing protein DprA, with the protein product MTNQELTYWVTLALMPKIWTKRKNEIYVNCFNHNPKISIIELFEEPSYWDELGLNDSEKELFKATYSQLANNSFLVEDMLSQGYDIIPLHSDSYPAILKKNLKIAAPTVIFTKGNKNIFREHSIAIVGSRKADEISLKFTDNVAKKASSENKIVVSGFAKGVDKQALDSALENGGKSIIVLPQGIMTFSSGFRQYYKEITQGRVLVMSTFAPQAPWRKELAMARNPIIYGMASDIFVAQSANNGGTWSGVIDGLRKKRSIYVRCPETNEANANSELIKKGSIPVDIHGDICKYVMDELEEDKQDEIIKAKIISILSAGPVSLKNILLKLKLEWSDYKMKKYLEMQQGIEKCKIKNRVYYSLKCGQMSLFE
- a CDS encoding IS4 family transposase, whose product is MANITLFAQVISHLPKENIRKIIKSSGSDKHCKGYNTWSQFVSMIFSQFSGCDSVRDISNGLKSATGNLNHLGINRAPSKSTVAYQNANRDSSVFRGIFYSLFQYFGQQALWQRRKFRFKMPIKLLDSTLVSLTLSIYDWAHYTTTKGAVKMHTLLDYDSLLPEFVNITDGKTTDNKAAFDIELHPYSIVVADRGYCDYSLLNNWDSSNVFFVVRHKDNIRYKAIEELPLPEKHAQNVLIDEIIEFELSAAKSKYPKRLRRIAVWNDEHGFEIELLTNNFTLAASSIAALYKARWNIEIFFRNLKQLLRIKSFIGTSRNAVETQIWTAMTTMLILTWLKHIARYKWALANLVVTLRLNTFTKIDLQKWLDQPFTPPPETIEND